A single Epinephelus lanceolatus isolate andai-2023 chromosome 22, ASM4190304v1, whole genome shotgun sequence DNA region contains:
- the LOC117245966 gene encoding butyrophilin subfamily 1 member A1-like translates to MDLFMFHLGDFVLGFSFALWTFTVLLGMVVRTAGEGRPQVIGSLQPIVATLGDDAILPCHVEPLLNVEELTVQWWRPDIPPDPTDPLSNYKYVHSYHNSRDEEDMKMPLYAGRTALLKDELKHGNVSLQIRDVKLSDEGRYRCQIPQLGSASVIKLVVEVISVETTPHHPGNPQTPDPKNETHFESGLSNQGLWIFMGVACVVPTLGVGVVGYLLKHRREKQNHSAFDVAPA, encoded by the exons ATGGATCTATTCATGTTTCACCTCGGAGACTTTGTGCTCGGCTTCAGTTTCGCACTCTGGACTTTCACTGTACTCTTGGGTATGGTGGTCCGGACGGCCGGTGAAG GTCGGCCTCAGGTGATTGGTTCATTGCAGCCAATCGTGGCCACTCTGGGTGACGATGCCATCCTGCCGTGTCACGTGGAGCCTCTACTCAATGTGGAGGAGCTGACGGTGCAGTGGTGGAGGCCTGACATACCGCCTGACCCCACAGATCCACTGAGCAACTACAAGTACGTCCACAGTTACCACAACAGCCGCGATGAAGAGGACATGAAGATGCCATTGTACGCTGGGAGGACGGCGCTGCTCAAAGACGAGCTGAAACACGGCAACGTATCTCTTCAGATCCGGGACGTGAAACTCTCGGATGAAGGAAGATACAGGTGTCAGATCCCACAGCTGGGGAGTGCTTCAGTTATTAAGCTTGTTGTTG AAGTAATCTCTGTGGAAACGACGCCGCATCACCCTGGAAATCCCCAAACTCCAGATCCAAAAAACGAGACGCATTTTGAAA GTGGTCTGAGCAATCAGGGTTTGTGGATCTTTATGGGGGTCGCCTGCGTCGTACCGACCCTGGGAGTTGGAGTCGTTGGATATTTATTGAAACACAGGcgtgaaaaacaaaat CATTCAGCGTTTGACGTCGCCCCAGCCTGA
- the LOC117245915 gene encoding endophilin-A1-like, whose product MSVAGLKKQFHKATQKVSEKVGGAEGTKLDDDFKEMEKKVDVTSRAVLDIMTKTTEYLQPNPASRAKLSMINTMSKIRGQDKGPGYPQAESVLGDAMLKFGRELGEESSFGLALIDASEAMKELGEVKDALDMEVKQNFIDPLQNLHDKDLKEIQHHLKKMEGRRLDFDYKKKRQGKVQDDEIKQALEKFDESKEIAEQSMFNLLESDIEQVSQLAALVQAQLEYHTRSAEILQQLSSKMEDRIKEVSNKPRKEYTPKPRMTLELLPPSESHNGGIHSAKSPGRSPAPMDQPCCRALYDFEPENEGELGFKEGDVITLTNQIDDNWYEGMINGQSGFFPINYVDILVPLPH is encoded by the exons AAAGTCAGTGAGAAGGTTGGAGGGGCGGAAGGAACCAAGCTAGATGATGACTTCAAAGAAATGGAAAAG AAGGTGGACGTCACCAGCAGAGCAGTGTTGGACATCATGACCAAAACCACAGAGTACCTCCAACCTAACCCAG CATCCAGAGCCAAGCTGAGTATGATCAACACCATGTCAAAGATCCGCGGCCAGGACAAGGGACCCGGTTACCCTCAGGCTGAGTCCGTCCTCGGAGACGCCATGTTGAAGTTTGGACGGGAGTTAGGGGAGGAGTCAAGCTTTG GTTTAGCGCTGATCGATGCCAGCGAGGCGATGAAGGAGCTCGGGGAGGTAAAGGACGCTCTGGACATGGAGGTCAAACAGAACTTCATTGACCCGCTGCAGAACCTCCacgacaaagacctcaaagagatACAG CACCATCTGAAGAAGATGGAGGGCCGCCGCCTGGACTTTGACTACAAGAAGAAGCGTCAGGGGAAAGTCCAGGACGATGAAATCAAACAGGCGCTGGAGAAGTTCGACGAGAGTAAAGAGATCGCAGAGCAGAGCATGTTTAACCTGCTGGAGAGCGAT ataGAGCAGGTGAGCCAGCTGGCAGCGTTGGTTCAGGCTCAGTTGGAGTACCACACTCGCTCTGCCGAAATCCTCCAACAGCTCTCCAGTAAGATGGAGGACAG GATAAAAGAGGTGTCAAATAAACCGAGGAAGGAGTACACTCCGAAACCCCGAATGACCCTGGAGCTGCTGCCCCCCAGCGAGAGCCACAACGGAGGGATACACTCGGCCAAATCACCAGGAAGATCACCAG CCCCCATGGACCAGCCCTGTTGCCGAGCACTCTACGATTTCGAACCAGAGAACGAAGGCGAGCTGGGCTTCAAAGAGGGCGATGTCATCACCTTGACCAATCAGATCGATGACAACTGGTACGAGGGCATGATCAACGGCCAGTCGGGCTTCTTCCCCATCAACTACGTGGATATCCTGGTGCCGCTCCCTCATTAG
- the LOC117245958 gene encoding acidic leucine-rich nuclear phosphoprotein 32 family member D-like, with protein sequence MEMKKRVGLELRNRSPTEVQELVLDNCRSGEGKIEGITDEFSNLELLSLINVGLTSVADIPKLDKLKKLELSDNRISGGLEVLAERLVNLTHLNLSGNKFKDISTLEPLKKLPQLKSLDLFNCEVTNLGDYRESIFKLLPQLTYLDGYDIDDCEASDSDGEGDGVDDEDEEGLEGESEDFEEEEEDDEEDVVAEDDDEDDDSVDDEDGEVNGDVDSEDDDEDEEDDEDDDEDSSPAKGEKRKRDPEDEDDEDDD encoded by the exons atggaGATGAAGAAGAGGGTTGGGTTAGAATTGAGGAACCGGTCACCGACAGAG GTCCAGGAGCTGGTTCTGGACAACTGTCGCTCTGGTGAAGGGAAGATCGAAGGAATCACAGATGAGTTCTCAAATCTGGAGCTGCTCAGCCTCATCAATGTCGGCCTGACCAGCGTAGCAGACATCCCCAAACTGGACAAACTCAAAAAG TTGGAGTTGAGTGACAACAGGATATCAGGCGGTCTGGAGGTGCTGGCAGAGCGGCTGGTGAACCTAACGCACCTAAACCTCAGTGGGAACAAGTTCAAAGACATCAGCACCCTGGAGCCTCTG AAAAAGTTGCCCCAGCTGAAGAGTCTCGACCTGTTTAACTGCGAGGTGACCAACCTGGGTGACTACAGGGAGTCCATCTTCAAGCTCCTCCCCCAGCTCACCTACCTGGACGGCTATGACATCGACGACTGTGAGGCGTCTGACTCTGACGGAGAGGGTGACGGAGTCGATGATGAGGACGAGGAGGGCTTGG AGGGGGAGTCGGAGGACttcgaggaggaggaggaggatgacgaGGAGGATGTAGTAGCTGAAGATGATGACGAAGATGATGACAGTGTTGACGATGAG GACGGAGAGGTGAACGGAGACGTAGACAGCGAAGACGATGACGAGGATGAGGAAGATGACGAGGACGATG ACGAGGACTCGTCTCCGGccaaaggagagaagaggaagagggaccctgaagatgaggatgatgaagatgatgattaA